The Epinephelus lanceolatus isolate andai-2023 chromosome 14, ASM4190304v1, whole genome shotgun sequence region ATCcagtgtgtatttattaatttgcactgtgcctttttttaaataaatgaaactaaACATCATCAGTATCAGCTTTGAAATTCCTGCCAATACACAGTCCAActtaatgatttaaaaaaacctCTTTAGAGTTATTTTTCTATCAAACTTCCTTTtttatgaaaagaaaatgtggtGAATGGCTAACCTCACCCCTCATATAAAACCATACTTGACTGTAGGGTTACACGATAATATCAGCTCGTCATCAATATCAGGTTTAAACTGAATTATCAGAaccaacatgttttttcttatttcgcacaatgactgaatatcacagacactgaacagtgtttcatgtctccatctgctggcgGGCCGTCACCAtcagagtatgcatgtataatatgttAATTCACTACAGAAGAAACTTGATGATGATCATTAACATTAGGTGGGAAACAAGTGGATATATCTATCGGTTATTGTCCAAATAAGTTGTTGCATATTGACATATCATGCATCCACCATTTTTAACAGTAAAGTCCATTGTTGAACTGTCAGACATCCTGCCTCCATTACACCTCTTTGTCACAAATGTTTGGAGTTAAAATGAcacaaccttaaacatctacagaatatgaatccaaaaacatcaAGATAAAATAGAAGAACACTGACAGCACGAAACATTAACTGCATGATGAGTCCTTTTACTTTGACACTCAAAGGTACATtttcctgacacacacacacttgtagtTAAGTCAGGTTTTGAGTGGATGAGTTTGACTTGTGTTGGAGTTCTTTCACAATGTGGTAATAACATTATTTTGCATCTGAGTTCTTTCTCTATCACAGTTTAAAGCCAGTGCTGACTGTTTGTCCTGAGGGGGTTTTGGGCAACGGCCAAATGAACGTCTAATCAACACAACAATCTGCATTTAACCCTTTGTAAATGCTGATCAGATACTGATTGTCTTTCTGTCAGGTTCTCAAATGTAAGAGTTTTGAGTTGTAATTTATTATATTTGGGACATTTAACTGACACGAATGGaggttcattcattcactggtGGCTTGTTATACCACGTGTGACCACTGGAGGCTCCGCTCACCTTTAACACACTTAATCTGTCCTGATGTGACAGtctgaggagatggaggaggggtggaggggtggaggTGTTGGGTCTGGAGAATAATTATTTAAGCACTCAGGTCTTTAAGGTCAAAGTAACAGAACCACAGAgcagaaatactctgttacaggtaaaagtcctgcagttagaaatttacttaagtacaagaATATTATTATCAAAATAATATTGATGCATTCATTTGTGTAAGAAAATCTGCTGTTAAAGGGCAAGTGTTCTGAAAAGTTCAAGAATGcaattatttgttttaattattttatttatctttttagttaattcatttttatatttatataaaaatatatataaatccaattatttatttattttgtttatctattttttaatataatttttgtttgttctttagttaaattatttttttcagtttatattaatatatctaattatttttattttttgatttcttatttttatagattttttttaatgtttatttttttgtttgatttcgGTTAATCATATATGAAcccaattattttatttatttattattatttattattttatttaatgataaataaatatctaCTATTGAAGGGCAAATGGTTTTAAAAGTTCAGTAAATGCATCAAAACCAGTGAGTAATCGTATAAATTAATAGTGCTCTCTatattgaccaaaataatgGTGATTATGATCATTAATGATCTCAGACACGTTGTGTTAATTTCCCTCTGTATCTTCTCGCTCCACAGAGATGTTTCGTTTACCGACAGTCATGAAGCAGGTGAGGCCCGTGTGCAGGGCGCTGGCTCCTCACCTCACACGAGCCTACGCCAAGGATGTGAAGTTTGGAGCTGATGCTCGCGCCCTCATGCTGCAGGGCGTCGACCTGCTGGCTGACGCTGTGGCCGTCACCATGGGCCCAAAGGTAACGTAACATTTAATATTAAATCATCTGACTGGATTATTACTCATGTTAGTACTGTAAATTTGAATTCGCTCTCACCACTTCCTGTCTCTACTCAGGGTCGCACTGTCATCATCGAGCAGAGCTGGGGCAGCCCGAAGGTCACCAAGGACGGCGTGACAGTGGCCAAGAGCATCGACCTGAAGGACAAGTACAAGAACATCGGTGCCAAGCTGGTGCAGGACGTGGCCAACAACACCAACGAGGAGGCCGGTGACGGCACGACCACCGCCACAGTTCTGGCCCGGGCCATCGCCAAGGAGGGCTTCGACACCATCAGCAAAGGCGCCAACCCCGTGGAGATCCGCCGTGGAGTCATGATGGCCGTGGAGACCGTCATCAAGGAGCTGAAAAATCTCTCCAAGCCCGTCACGACCCCCGAGGAGATCGCACAGGTAAACAGGAGTAGTCGTAAACTGAAGTATTTTCACAGAGCGGTACTCTTGCTTCAGTAAAGTGTCTGAATACTTCTTCACACCTCTTTCTACGGAACATCATGCTAACAAATTGCTTTACAAACGTCTTGCAGGTTGCTACAATCTCAGCCAACGGAGACGTGGAGATCGGTAACATCATTTCCAACGCCATGAAGAAAGTTGGCCGCAAGGGCGTGATCACAGTCAAGGTTAGTTTCATGGAAGACTAATGGTTGCTTCATCCGTCAGGAGTTAATACAATCTAATGACAGAGCCTAACTGATACATGTTCTCCACCTCAGGATGGAAAGACGCTGCACGATGAGCTGGAGATCATCGAGGGAATGAAGTTTGACCGTGGTTACATCTCTCCCTATTTCATCAACACTGCTAAAGGTAAAGGTCCCAGTATGACTTCATCTGTCTGATAACTTCACGTGGCCTGTGGAGAAATCTCACGTTTAAATGTGCCGTCTCTGTTTCAGGTCAGAAGTGCGAGTTCCAGGACGCCTACCTGCTGCTGAGCGAGAAGAAGATCTCCAGTGTGCAGAGCATCGTGCCGGCTCTGGAGATCGCCAACCAGCACCGCAAACCGCTGGTGATCGTGGCCGAGGACGTTGACGGAGAGGCCCTCAGCACCCTGGTCCTCAACAGGTACATATAAGAGCCTTATAAGAACTGCAagtagtcagtgtgttacagtTTTGATTTTCATGTGGAGGGGCGTGTAGCGGTATTACTGTAGCCACTTTAAAATGTTTGGGTGGTATCTTAACTGCCAActgctgtagctgctgctgttggttgGTGTCACACTTGACTCAgcagcatttcatttattttattaattccttttgtaaatgtttttaaaatttgatttgTCTTTTATTAAAGAGTTTCTTGGTTTGTTATTCACGTTTTCTTTCTGTGCAGTGtttgaaaaaagaagaaaaaagaacaaagtCATGAATATTGAATGTTTTAATCCACAGGCTGAAGGTCGGGCTGCAGGTGGTCGCCGTCAAAGCTCCAGGCTTCGGAGACAACAGGAAGAATCAGCTGAGGGACATGGCCGTCGCCACCGGAGGCACCGTAAGTCCACACCTCGCTCTCAAGTTACTAAGACTGTCTGTGTTAAACTACAGTGGTAtaaagtacttttactcaacTTGTACTTTACTCGAGTATTTCCAGAAGATAATACAGcagtttttactccactacatttatcatCTTTAACttgatttttaaatgttgatTTATCCGTCAGGTGTTCGGAGACGAGGCCATGGGTCTGGCTCTCGAAGACATCCAGGCTCACGACTTCGGTAAGATCGGTGAGGTGCAGATCACCAAAGACGACACGCTGCTGCTGAAGGGAGGCGGCAGCCCGGCTGAAGTGGAGAAGCGTGCGGCGGAGATCGTGGAGCAGCTGGAGAACACCACCAGCGACTACGAGAAGGAGAAACTCAACGAGCGGCTCGCCAAGCTGTCTGACGGAGTGGCCGTGCTCAAGGTGCGTCTCAGACTGAAAACACAGACGCTGCTCGCTCCTGCACAGCGATGATTTGCTTTCGAAGAACAAAGTTGTGACGCTCTCTCTTTCAGGTCGGAGGAACAAGTGATGTGGAGGTGAATGAGAAGAAGGACCGCGTGACGGACGCCCTCAACGCCACACGGGCAGCTGTGGAGGAGGGAATCGTACCAGGTGGAGGCTGCGCCCTGCTGCGCTGCATCCCATCACTTGATGCCATCCAGACTGCCAACGCTGACCAGAAGATCGgtgagtgacacacacacacacacacacacacacacacaggctcagatacaccaaaacaatatcatatagtttaaaaaataaatctttggttCCAAACAGGTGTGGAGATCATCAGACGGGCGCTGCGTATCCCCGCCATGACCATCGCTAAGAACGCAGGCGTGGAGGGGTCACTAGTGGTGGAGAAGATCCTGCAGGGGTCAGCTGAGCTCGGCTACGACGCCATGCAGGGAGAGTACGTCAACATGGTGGAGAAGGGCATCATCGATCCCACCAAGGTACACAGCTCTGTTCATCATGGCGTCTACTGAACACAGAtgttccccacacacacacacacacacacacacacacacacgacacacTGATACTGCATGTGTAGCTTCGTTAATGACCTGAACCGGAGCAAtactgccacctagtggtgaaaagAGTTTAAGGACGAAGGGGCTGTAAAGATTTTTGTGGAAATATTCTGATTACTCATTTCATCTTTGAGGCCTACATCATGTTTTGAAAGTACAGGGAAGCATGATGTCACAACCAGTAAAGGACGATAGTCTGAACGCTTTCAACAGAATAGTTTTATACTAAACTTAATATGGTAACAGTGACGTGAAAGTGTGAGGGTCCATGTTAGGGCTGTCACTTTTCATTCGGGTTTCGGACATTCATTCAGACATGGGGTCAAAAGTTCATGTTCGAGCTGTAACTACCTGTTGGAAATGTCGGCTGCAGCCTCTGTAGGTGCgtctagtctcgccaccagacaatcagagatctcctccttctgatagtctggggacactcctttctaaagtgtgtttaatggcCGGCAACAACGCAACGCCtgtgcatttttgaaaagtatacgccctcctggaaatgtgcgctcctccttttcttgtctgcaaggaaacaaacacacagagagcttgaaaatggatgccgagagatctaactctgttttatcaaacgtgtgctcagtccacaagattgtggaaatgaaggacttacagcgactttgtttaaaatttTTAACGCAGTTGGACTATGTttatgagcacaagagttcagcgagccaccgaaggaccgccctgcagatttgctattggttctgcaacgtagggagtttttttaaactctgaaattgtatccgcccatctaaacacaaaatcagggagaaagtcatcagtctttagttaagcaaagcgtgtaaagactgacttgtgagtctaaggTGCGTCAGACAATTTGATGTAGTTTGCCTTGTGATCCAACAGAGGGCGCTCCAAGAATTCACTATCATGTTGACCTATTGCAGGCCCTACTGACCTATCGCTAAAGGAAGCCAATGTTAATGTGgtgttttgaaatgaaatgaaaatggaggaCAGTAGCGAGCAAAGCCGTCCTGAGCGGACAATTACGACACCAAAACATGTGAGAAGCAGCATGTGGAAGTATTTTGGGTTCTACACCGTAGATGGCAAAGTCACGCACAAAGATAAGGCTGTTTGTCGACTTCGTAAAAAGTAGCTGTCTTACTCTCCAGCGACAACAAACCTGCAGGCTCACCTGCTACGTTACCACCCAACCGAGTTTTCAAGTGAATTTATACTAATAAATTGTGGGTCATTTTAAATTCGCTTGAGCTGTGACAGCCCCAGTCCACGTGGACCTGTGTGTGGACCCGTGTGTGGACCCGTGTGTGGACCCGTGTGTGGAC contains the following coding sequences:
- the hspd1 gene encoding 60 kDa heat shock protein, mitochondrial; translated protein: MFRLPTVMKQVRPVCRALAPHLTRAYAKDVKFGADARALMLQGVDLLADAVAVTMGPKGRTVIIEQSWGSPKVTKDGVTVAKSIDLKDKYKNIGAKLVQDVANNTNEEAGDGTTTATVLARAIAKEGFDTISKGANPVEIRRGVMMAVETVIKELKNLSKPVTTPEEIAQVATISANGDVEIGNIISNAMKKVGRKGVITVKDGKTLHDELEIIEGMKFDRGYISPYFINTAKGQKCEFQDAYLLLSEKKISSVQSIVPALEIANQHRKPLVIVAEDVDGEALSTLVLNRLKVGLQVVAVKAPGFGDNRKNQLRDMAVATGGTVFGDEAMGLALEDIQAHDFGKIGEVQITKDDTLLLKGGGSPAEVEKRAAEIVEQLENTTSDYEKEKLNERLAKLSDGVAVLKVGGTSDVEVNEKKDRVTDALNATRAAVEEGIVPGGGCALLRCIPSLDAIQTANADQKIGVEIIRRALRIPAMTIAKNAGVEGSLVVEKILQGSAELGYDAMQGEYVNMVEKGIIDPTKVVRTALLDAAGVASLLSTAEAVVTEIPKEEKEMPGGMGGMGGMGGMGGMGGGMGF